The Bacteroidales bacterium genome contains a region encoding:
- the uvrA gene encoding excinuclease ABC subunit UvrA — protein sequence MSENPNIIIKGARVNNLKNISVEIPVGKITCITGVSGSGKSSLAFDTLFAEGQRRYVESLSAYARQFLGRMMKPDVDFIEGISPAIAIEQKSGVKTSRSTVGTITEIYDYLKLLYARIGKTYSPISGKEVKRHYTKDVLEYLAKLSEDIKVYIVAPFLIRKDLQLKDALSLALQNGFSRMLYDGKIIHIEELLENLQIIKSQKKLFLMVDRAITTSNPEDIVQRLSASVEAAFIEGNGVCIVFTENNGNYEYFSNRFEEDGIKFEEPSVNFFSFNNPYGACPKCGGMGNTIGIDENLVFPNKDLSVYDGAVAPWKGEKMGEWLKMFLKVANKFNFPIHKPIKDLTEEQINLLWSGNEHFYGLNDFFEMLEKNVYKIQYRVMLSRYRGRTLCPDCKGSRLRKDASYVKIDGHSIIDMLTMPIFELKKLFDNIKLSEYEKKISYHILNEINSRLYFLIETGLDYLTLNRMSNSLSGGETQRINLARAIGSSLVGSMYVLDEPSIGLHPVDTHRLISVLKKLRDLGNTVIIVEHDEDIIRESDYIIDLGPDAGREGGEVVFSGTFEQLISSNASHTAKYFNGEESLQIVKSKINPKFFIELKNVSQNNLKNINVKIPLNAITCVTGVSGSGKSSLVRQFLYPALQNHFGIKSEQNYFGKISGDLHLLSGVEMVDQSSIGKSSRSNPATYLKIYDDIRELFSMLPLSKQRGYKPGFFSFNVEGGRCETCLGEGYITVEMQFMADVRLLCEECGGKRFKEEVLDVKFKDKSISDLLDLTISEAIVLFSENIEAKYSLLCSRIVEKLKSLTDVGLGYLKLGQQSSTLSGGEAQRIKLASFINRAVNKEYLLFIFDEPTTGLHYFDIINFYNAIKLLIKQGHTVLIVEHNMELVKCADYIIDLGPYGGNRGGELMFQGTIAQMLENSNSFTAKELKKKNS from the coding sequence ATGAGTGAAAATCCTAATATAATCATAAAAGGAGCCAGAGTAAACAATTTAAAAAACATCTCGGTAGAAATTCCTGTTGGCAAAATCACTTGCATCACGGGCGTTTCTGGTTCTGGCAAGAGTTCTTTAGCTTTCGACACTTTGTTTGCCGAAGGGCAACGCAGATATGTGGAAAGTTTAAGCGCTTATGCTCGCCAATTTTTAGGCAGAATGATGAAGCCAGATGTGGATTTTATTGAAGGAATTTCGCCTGCAATTGCAATTGAGCAGAAATCGGGCGTAAAAACTTCTCGCTCTACCGTTGGCACAATCACAGAAATATACGATTATTTGAAGCTTTTGTATGCTCGTATTGGCAAAACATATTCGCCGATTAGCGGAAAAGAAGTTAAAAGGCACTACACAAAAGATGTTTTGGAATATTTAGCAAAGCTTTCAGAGGATATTAAAGTTTATATTGTTGCTCCGTTTTTGATAAGGAAAGATTTGCAGCTGAAAGACGCTCTGTCATTGGCTTTGCAAAATGGTTTTTCCAGAATGCTATACGATGGAAAAATTATACATATCGAGGAATTGCTTGAAAATTTGCAAATTATTAAAAGTCAAAAAAAATTATTTTTGATGGTTGACAGGGCGATTACAACAAGTAATCCGGAGGATATTGTTCAAAGATTGTCAGCGAGCGTAGAAGCGGCATTTATAGAAGGAAACGGCGTTTGCATAGTGTTTACTGAAAACAATGGCAATTACGAATATTTTTCTAATCGCTTTGAAGAAGACGGAATTAAATTTGAAGAGCCAAGTGTAAATTTCTTTTCATTTAATAATCCTTATGGTGCTTGCCCAAAATGTGGTGGAATGGGCAATACAATTGGAATAGACGAAAACCTTGTTTTTCCAAATAAAGACCTGTCCGTTTATGACGGTGCAGTTGCTCCTTGGAAAGGTGAAAAAATGGGAGAATGGCTCAAAATGTTTTTAAAAGTTGCGAATAAATTTAACTTTCCCATTCATAAGCCAATAAAAGATTTAACAGAGGAACAAATAAATTTATTATGGTCGGGAAACGAGCATTTTTACGGGCTGAATGACTTTTTTGAGATGCTTGAAAAAAATGTTTACAAAATTCAGTATCGTGTGATGCTGTCTAGATATAGAGGTCGCACATTGTGTCCCGATTGCAAAGGGTCGAGGTTGCGAAAAGATGCTTCTTACGTTAAAATTGACGGACATTCTATTATAGACATGCTTACAATGCCGATTTTTGAGCTTAAAAAGCTATTTGATAATATTAAATTGTCCGAATACGAAAAGAAAATAAGCTACCATATTTTAAATGAAATAAATTCAAGGCTTTATTTTTTGATAGAAACAGGCTTGGATTATTTAACTTTAAATAGAATGTCGAATTCGCTCTCTGGAGGCGAAACTCAGAGAATTAATTTGGCAAGAGCAATTGGCAGTAGTTTGGTTGGCTCAATGTATGTGCTTGATGAGCCAAGCATTGGGCTGCATCCAGTTGACACACATAGGTTGATTTCTGTTTTAAAAAAATTGCGAGACTTAGGAAACACGGTAATTATCGTTGAGCATGATGAAGATATAATCAGAGAATCTGATTATATAATTGACTTAGGTCCTGATGCAGGGCGAGAAGGAGGCGAAGTGGTTTTTAGCGGAACTTTTGAGCAGCTAATTAGCAGCAATGCAAGCCATACAGCTAAATATTTTAATGGAGAAGAAAGTTTGCAAATAGTTAAAAGCAAGATAAATCCTAAGTTTTTTATTGAGCTTAAAAATGTTTCGCAAAATAACTTAAAAAATATTAATGTAAAAATTCCTTTAAATGCTATAACTTGCGTTACAGGCGTGAGTGGAAGCGGAAAATCTTCTTTAGTAAGGCAATTTTTATATCCTGCTCTGCAAAATCATTTTGGAATTAAAAGTGAACAAAACTACTTTGGTAAAATTTCCGGTGATTTACATTTGCTTTCTGGTGTGGAAATGGTTGACCAGTCCTCAATTGGAAAATCTTCTCGCTCAAATCCAGCTACATATCTCAAAATATACGACGATATAAGGGAGCTTTTCTCAATGTTGCCGCTATCTAAGCAGCGAGGATATAAACCCGGTTTTTTCTCATTTAATGTTGAAGGCGGCAGATGCGAAACATGTTTGGGAGAAGGTTACATAACTGTTGAAATGCAGTTTATGGCTGATGTTCGCCTTTTATGCGAAGAATGTGGTGGAAAACGCTTTAAAGAAGAAGTTCTTGATGTGAAGTTTAAGGATAAAAGCATTTCCGATTTGCTGGATTTAACCATTAGCGAGGCTATTGTTTTGTTTTCTGAAAATATTGAAGCAAAATATTCGCTGTTGTGCAGTCGCATAGTAGAAAAGCTAAAATCCTTAACTGATGTGGGGCTTGGCTATTTAAAGCTGGGGCAGCAGTCTTCTACGCTTTCGGGCGGCGAAGCTCAACGTATTAAATTGGCTTCGTTTATAAATAGAGCTGTTAATAAAGAATACTTATTGTTTATTTTTGATGAGCCAACCACTGGTTTACACTATTTTGACATAATAAATTTTTATAACGCAATAAAGCTTTTAATTAAACAAGGACATACAGTGCTTATTGTGGAGCATAACATGGAACTTGTTAAATGTGCTGATTATATTATAGATTTAGGTCCTTATGGCGGCAACAGAGGCGGAGAGCTTATGTTTCAAGGAACTATTGCTCAAATGCTAGAAAACTCAAATTCATTCACCGCAAAAGAATTGAAAAAGAAAAACTCATAA
- a CDS encoding DUF86 domain-containing protein yields MKKEVLTWLEDIKQAIDEIEEFLPEKRDFFEFKKDLKTRKAIERNIEIIGEAVKRILSISPEIKITNARKIVDTRNRITHGYDMVSEDIIWAIVTNDINKLRQEIVNLLSE; encoded by the coding sequence ATGAAAAAAGAAGTCCTAACTTGGCTTGAAGACATAAAGCAAGCAATTGATGAAATTGAAGAGTTTCTTCCTGAAAAAAGAGACTTTTTTGAGTTTAAAAAGGACTTGAAAACAAGAAAAGCCATAGAAAGAAACATAGAAATAATAGGAGAAGCTGTTAAAAGAATTCTGAGTATAAGTCCCGAAATAAAAATTACTAACGCAAGAAAAATTGTTGACACACGAAATAGGATAACTCACGGTTATGATATGGTTTCCGAAGACATTATCTGGGCGATTGTAACAAATGACATAAATAAATTAAGACAAGAAATTGTAAACCTCCTTAGCGAATAA
- a CDS encoding Mrp/NBP35 family ATP-binding protein: protein MNKDIIIEALKNVMDPDLKKDLVSLNMIDNLNVNNNEVSFTIVLTTPACPLKEKMKADCINAIKKVAPEAEININFSSKVTTVKETPTFKNIKNIIAVVSGKGGVGKSTVAVNLAVGLARSGAKVGLIDGDIHGPSIPLMFGLLNKQPEIIEKDGKQIIIPFNKYGVKLVSMGFFIDTERALIWRGPMIASALTQIMNDTDWGELDYLIFDTPPGTGDIHLTLVQNYSISGIVVVSTPQEVALADARKALNMFVDQKINVPVLGIIENMSYFSPAELPDKKYYIFGKEGAKKLAAERNIKLLAEIPIIESLSVSGDKGIPAAADETNPLYNIFYNMAQNTAQAVAIRNATLGPTKIIEVNN from the coding sequence ATGAATAAAGATATAATCATAGAAGCCTTAAAAAATGTTATGGATCCAGATTTGAAAAAAGATTTGGTTTCTCTTAACATGATTGACAACTTAAATGTTAATAACAACGAAGTGTCTTTTACAATCGTATTGACCACTCCAGCCTGCCCTTTAAAAGAAAAGATGAAGGCTGATTGTATTAATGCAATAAAAAAAGTTGCTCCAGAAGCGGAAATCAACATTAATTTTTCTTCAAAAGTAACTACTGTAAAAGAAACACCTACTTTTAAAAACATAAAAAACATTATTGCTGTTGTTTCTGGAAAAGGTGGAGTTGGGAAATCAACAGTTGCAGTAAATTTGGCTGTTGGACTTGCAAGAAGCGGTGCAAAAGTTGGATTAATTGACGGAGACATTCACGGACCAAGCATCCCGCTAATGTTTGGACTATTAAACAAACAGCCTGAAATTATTGAAAAAGATGGCAAGCAGATAATTATTCCGTTTAACAAATATGGCGTTAAATTAGTTTCAATGGGCTTTTTCATAGACACTGAAAGAGCTCTAATATGGCGTGGACCAATGATTGCAAGCGCTCTCACTCAAATCATGAATGACACCGACTGGGGCGAACTCGATTATTTAATTTTTGACACGCCTCCCGGAACCGGCGATATACATCTAACGCTTGTTCAGAACTACAGCATTAGCGGAATTGTAGTTGTTTCAACTCCACAAGAAGTTGCGTTGGCAGATGCAAGAAAAGCGTTGAATATGTTTGTAGATCAAAAAATAAATGTTCCTGTTTTGGGAATTATTGAAAACATGTCTTATTTTTCTCCAGCAGAACTGCCTGACAAAAAATATTATATTTTCGGAAAAGAAGGTGCTAAAAAACTGGCAGCAGAAAGGAATATCAAGCTTTTAGCGGAAATTCCGATAATAGAATCTTTAAGTGTAAGTGGCGATAAAGGTATTCCTGCTGCGGCAGACGAAACCAATCCACTTTACAATATTTTTTACAATATGGCTCAGAATACGGCACAAGCTGTTGCTATTCGCAATGCCACACTAGGACCAACAAAAATTATTGAAGTAAATAATTAA
- a CDS encoding NifU family protein, which produces MSNEELEKKVKNVIEQIRPYLQADGGDISFDHISEDNVVYVHLQGACHSCPMAVQTLKDGVETTMKRVIPEVKSVERVS; this is translated from the coding sequence ATGAGCAACGAAGAATTAGAAAAAAAAGTAAAAAACGTTATAGAACAAATCAGACCTTATTTACAAGCTGATGGTGGCGATATTTCTTTTGACCATATAAGCGAAGATAATGTTGTGTATGTTCACTTGCAAGGTGCTTGCCATAGTTGCCCAATGGCTGTGCAAACCTTAAAAGACGGCGTGGAAACAACAATGAAAAGAGTAATTCCTGAGGTTAAATCTGTAGAAAGAGTTTCTTAA
- a CDS encoding NAD+ synthase, protein MKIAICQINTTVGDFENNRKKIIEQIEISKKIKSDLVIFPELLMSGGAATDVLEFKNFVNNCSNELNEILKHTDNISAIIGSPTCNYDGDDKVLLNSAVFMQNGKIENTINKHNLCNSDIFFDSRYFEKGECENACINLKNKNIFIEIGNIFCKTFKSAADEDKLINDWSKKNIDIFINISATPFSAKVGEMRFNFFRKAAKKLNAIFVFVNTCGAQTELVYDGRSMVVFPDGRYKTLKSFEEDFFAFEIDGNAEFSTLEYKENKIALIQDALVCGIKDYFFNNGFKKIILGLSGGIDSAVVASLACSAVGSENVFGLLMPSQFSTDHSVKDAVGLAENLEMKYEIIPIKDSFEAITQSLKSVFNDLPFDVTEENIQARIRGLLLMAYSNKFGCLLLNTSNKSESAIGYGTLYGDLCGGLSVIADLYKTQVYELANYINKDKEIIPQNTINKPPSAELRPNQKDSDSLPNYDVLDKILFLNIEQRQDFQEIIAKGFEKNLVERILKMVARNEYKRKQIPPVIRVSSRAFGSGIKMPLISKYF, encoded by the coding sequence ATGAAAATAGCAATTTGCCAAATTAATACTACTGTTGGTGATTTTGAAAACAACAGAAAAAAAATTATTGAACAGATTGAAATCTCTAAAAAAATAAAATCTGATTTGGTAATTTTTCCAGAATTATTAATGTCAGGAGGCGCTGCCACAGATGTTTTGGAATTTAAAAACTTTGTAAATAATTGTTCAAATGAATTAAATGAAATTTTAAAACACACAGATAATATATCTGCTATTATTGGCTCTCCAACTTGTAATTATGATGGTGATGACAAAGTTTTGCTCAATTCTGCTGTTTTTATGCAAAATGGTAAAATTGAAAACACCATTAATAAACATAATTTGTGCAATAGCGATATTTTTTTCGACTCAAGATATTTTGAAAAAGGAGAATGCGAAAACGCTTGTATTAACTTAAAAAACAAAAATATTTTTATAGAAATTGGAAATATCTTTTGCAAAACGTTTAAAAGTGCAGCAGATGAAGATAAGCTAATTAATGATTGGTCGAAAAAAAACATAGATATATTCATCAATATTTCTGCTACGCCGTTTAGTGCTAAGGTTGGAGAAATGCGTTTTAATTTTTTTAGAAAAGCTGCAAAAAAACTTAATGCCATTTTTGTTTTTGTGAACACATGCGGAGCTCAAACGGAATTGGTTTATGATGGTCGCTCAATGGTCGTTTTCCCTGATGGACGCTACAAAACACTCAAATCTTTTGAAGAAGATTTTTTTGCTTTTGAAATTGACGGAAACGCTGAATTTTCTACTTTAGAATATAAAGAAAACAAAATAGCTTTAATTCAAGATGCGCTTGTTTGTGGCATAAAAGATTATTTTTTCAACAATGGATTTAAAAAAATCATTTTAGGACTTTCAGGAGGAATAGATTCTGCTGTGGTTGCGAGTTTGGCTTGTAGTGCGGTAGGCAGCGAAAATGTTTTTGGCTTGCTTATGCCTTCGCAATTTAGCACAGACCATTCTGTGAAAGATGCAGTGGGTTTAGCAGAAAATCTGGAAATGAAGTATGAAATAATTCCAATAAAAGATTCATTTGAGGCTATAACTCAAAGTTTAAAAAGCGTTTTTAACGATTTGCCTTTTGATGTTACGGAAGAAAATATTCAAGCTAGAATAAGAGGCTTGCTTTTAATGGCTTACTCAAATAAATTTGGCTGTCTTTTGCTGAATACATCAAATAAAAGCGAATCTGCTATTGGATATGGTACTTTGTATGGCGATTTATGCGGTGGTTTAAGCGTTATAGCCGATTTATATAAAACCCAAGTGTATGAATTAGCTAATTATATAAACAAAGACAAAGAAATTATTCCGCAAAACACAATAAACAAGCCACCTTCTGCCGAGTTAAGACCAAATCAGAAAGACAGCGACTCGCTTCCAAACTATGATGTTTTAGACAAAATTTTATTTTTAAATATTGAGCAAAGACAAGATTTTCAAGAAATTATTGCAAAAGGATTTGAAAAAAATCTTGTGGAAAGAATTTTAAAAATGGTGGCTAGAAACGAATATAAGCGAAAACAAATTCCGCCAGTGATAAGAGTTTCTTCACGTGCATTTGGCTCTGGTATTAAGATGCCTCTGATTTCAAAATACTTTTAA
- a CDS encoding PorT family protein, which yields MKKILLTIFVFAAILNIANAQNEKFFRFGIHANVGPSWMKSDQDSLQYQGMRLGLGWGFIGEMTIADNFSFASGFDVSYMGGKLQRLGVMQVYPPDTVAELSKVTSIYKFQFLDLPLTLKMKTNEINYITYFARIGGSVGVCIKSKADEEYSPLSGNKTISIDDKNLKDERRLFRASMLLGGGIEYSLGGTTTALAEISFVNGLTSQLSDNKARSNYVMLKLGIIF from the coding sequence ATGAAAAAGATTCTATTAACAATATTTGTTTTTGCAGCAATTTTAAATATTGCAAATGCTCAAAATGAAAAATTTTTCCGTTTCGGGATTCATGCTAATGTTGGTCCTTCATGGATGAAATCAGATCAAGACTCTTTGCAATATCAAGGTATGAGGCTTGGTTTAGGGTGGGGATTTATTGGTGAAATGACCATTGCAGACAACTTTTCTTTTGCAAGTGGCTTTGATGTAAGTTATATGGGTGGAAAATTACAAAGATTAGGTGTAATGCAGGTATATCCACCGGATACAGTTGCAGAATTATCTAAAGTAACCTCTATTTATAAATTTCAATTTTTGGATCTTCCACTAACATTGAAAATGAAAACTAATGAAATTAATTATATAACATATTTTGCACGCATTGGCGGTTCTGTTGGAGTTTGTATAAAATCAAAAGCAGATGAAGAATACAGCCCTTTGAGTGGAAATAAAACAATAAGCATTGATGATAAAAATTTGAAAGATGAAAGGCGTCTGTTTAGGGCGAGCATGTTGCTTGGTGGAGGAATTGAATATTCTCTTGGCGGCACCACAACAGCTCTTGCTGAAATTTCATTTGTAAATGGGCTTACAAGCCAATTGTCTGATAATAAGGCTAGATCTAACTATGTGATGCTTAAATTAGGAATTATATTTTAA
- a CDS encoding T9SS type A sorting domain-containing protein has protein sequence MKKYQNKMKKNNYKFRFTLAFFVAMLFGAANLQAAEYDLKICGVQVTDANKGDLTVINGTNGCTVTGIVNYNSTTNTLTLNGATIKSASFYCFSSQCNGLKIELIGNNTITAKEGCSCAIHINNDVTIQGSGTLNVSSEAYYTNTIWVYRSTLTIKKCTVNAIGARFGFQGAEDASLIVNGATVTAKGSYGSITKFSGGITLNGCSFISPADAQIINGSVCDADGNVIKSEVKIGISKYDLWICGEQVTDANKDDLSVINGVTGTVSYNSDSKTLTLNGATMSTTGQTCCILSLIDNMKIDVSGTNNLTGNEWSPIAFQNNTSGTIQGSGTLKLSNTHAEDRAIFMKNGSLTIKNCTVEVTGGRNAIFGDSGEKTLTFDNATITASLKSYGVKDGTIMGFKNIKFVNCGIFEPARAVFNNGIKAICDADGNIITDTVKIKPIIYYDLWICDVQVTNLNKDDLSVINGVEGSVSYNPDTKTLKLEDATICATGELYAINNKIENLKIDIVGNNNLSSVNYPTVHFSGNSATIDGSGTLNINAKNKSGISTFNSSSLTIRNCTVNTIGKTCGFAGDFLDTLTIENATVSAIGTNYGSIRNFNDVELISCVIVEPAGAVFNPNEKAVCDTAGNIIKDTVKIVPAYIISFNTNGGTAVDNVTVAHGNKLTEPEAPTKEGYTFASWYSDPELQNEYDFNTEVTSSFTLYAKWQIKVYTITFNTNGGSTIADTSINHGDKLTEPETPTKEGYTFIGWFTDTELQNEYDFNTEVTSSFTLYAKWDINSYAVTIAEGITNGSLSFIPASPVVFSETVTITASADDGYKLKDGSLRAYKTGEETEEVPLNGMTFEMPAFDVTITAEFEEIPIEQFTIAFATPENGTISVMLDTIALVSGDKVDKNSEITITATPDNGYKLKTLTVNGNPFESGNTHIVVADVNIVAEFVEETAQYTVTYNIPEHGTLSVTANGSPVAIGSKVDKGAAIIITATPNPDYKLQTLTLNGETIENGSTHIVVADVNIVAEFVETSIEDFAAQNITVYPNPVQDILHIETKETITTVSVYNMLSSIVAQNTGDVREINISSLPAGIYMVRVEMGESVGIIQIVKK, from the coding sequence ATGAAAAAATATCAAAATAAAATGAAAAAAAACAATTACAAATTCAGATTTACGCTTGCTTTTTTCGTGGCGATGCTATTCGGTGCTGCTAATTTGCAAGCAGCAGAGTACGACCTTAAAATTTGCGGCGTACAGGTAACAGATGCCAACAAGGGCGACCTAACCGTTATCAATGGTACAAATGGCTGTACGGTAACGGGTATAGTAAACTATAACTCTACCACCAACACCCTTACGCTTAACGGCGCTACCATCAAATCTGCATCATTCTATTGTTTTTCATCCCAATGTAATGGACTGAAAATAGAGCTTATAGGAAACAACACGATAACAGCTAAAGAAGGATGTTCCTGTGCAATACATATTAATAATGATGTTACTATCCAAGGCAGCGGCACATTAAATGTGAGTTCAGAGGCATATTACACCAATACGATATGGGTTTATCGAAGCACTCTTACCATAAAGAAATGTACGGTAAACGCTATCGGTGCAAGATTCGGGTTCCAAGGAGCAGAGGATGCTTCTCTTATTGTTAATGGTGCTACCGTTACAGCCAAAGGGAGTTATGGCTCTATTACTAAATTTTCCGGAGGAATAACCCTTAATGGTTGCTCTTTTATCTCGCCTGCTGATGCACAGATAATAAATGGCTCCGTTTGTGATGCTGATGGCAATGTAATTAAAAGCGAAGTAAAGATTGGTATATCTAAATATGATTTATGGATTTGTGGCGAGCAAGTAACTGATGCCAATAAGGACGACCTAAGCGTTATCAATGGTGTAACAGGTACGGTAAGCTACAACTCTGACTCGAAAACTCTTACGCTTAACGGAGCAACAATGTCCACCACAGGGCAAACGTGCTGCATTCTTTCCCTAATTGATAATATGAAAATAGATGTTTCCGGCACTAATAATCTAACTGGTAACGAATGGTCTCCTATAGCTTTCCAAAATAACACTTCAGGCACAATTCAGGGTAGCGGGACGCTTAAATTATCAAATACTCACGCAGAAGACCGAGCAATATTTATGAAAAATGGCTCGCTAACTATTAAAAACTGTACTGTTGAAGTTACTGGTGGTAGAAACGCTATTTTTGGTGATTCAGGCGAAAAGACACTTACCTTTGACAACGCTACGATAACCGCATCTTTAAAATCTTATGGGGTAAAAGACGGTACTATTATGGGCTTTAAAAATATAAAATTTGTCAACTGTGGCATTTTTGAACCTGCCAGAGCAGTATTTAACAACGGTATAAAGGCAATTTGTGATGCTGATGGTAATATCATCACGGATACAGTAAAAATAAAGCCGATTATTTATTATGACCTTTGGATTTGTGATGTACAGGTAACAAATCTTAATAAAGATGATTTAAGCGTTATAAATGGTGTAGAAGGTTCGGTAAGCTACAACCCTGATACAAAAACTCTAAAACTTGAAGATGCTACAATTTGTGCAACAGGAGAGCTTTATGCTATCAACAATAAAATTGAAAACCTAAAAATTGATATTGTGGGCAATAATAACTTATCAAGTGTGAACTACCCAACAGTTCATTTTTCTGGAAATTCTGCAACCATTGATGGTAGCGGTACGCTTAACATAAACGCTAAAAATAAATCAGGGATATCTACCTTCAATAGCTCATCTTTAACTATACGTAACTGTACAGTAAATACAATAGGGAAAACATGCGGTTTTGCCGGCGATTTTCTTGATACTCTTACCATTGAAAATGCCACAGTTTCGGCAATTGGTACAAACTATGGCTCAATCCGTAACTTTAATGATGTAGAACTTATTAGTTGTGTAATTGTAGAGCCTGCTGGTGCTGTGTTCAATCCTAACGAAAAAGCTGTCTGCGATACTGCTGGCAATATAATCAAAGATACAGTGAAGATAGTACCTGCTTACATTATCAGCTTTAATACTAATGGTGGAACTGCAGTTGATAACGTTACCGTTGCTCATGGCAACAAACTCACCGAACCAGAAGCTCCCACTAAAGAGGGCTATACCTTTGCGAGTTGGTACAGCGACCCCGAGCTACAAAACGAATACGACTTTAATACAGAGGTAACTAGCAGTTTTACACTGTATGCTAAGTGGCAAATAAAGGTTTACACCATAACCTTTAACACTAATGGCGGTAGCACAATAGCTGATACCTCCATAAACCACGGAGACAAACTCACTGAACCAGAAACTCCCACCAAAGAGGGCTATACCTTTATTGGCTGGTTTACTGATACTGAGCTACAAAACGAATACGACTTTAATACAGAGGTAACTAGCAGTTTTACGTTGTATGCTAAGTGGGATATTAACAGCTATGCAGTTACTATCGCTGAGGGTATTACCAACGGTTCTCTGTCATTTATACCAGCAAGCCCAGTTGTATTCAGCGAAACTGTAACCATAACTGCTAGTGCCGATGATGGCTACAAATTGAAAGATGGCTCTTTGCGTGCTTACAAAACCGGCGAAGAAACGGAAGAAGTTCCGCTCAACGGCATGACATTTGAAATGCCTGCGTTTGATGTTACAATAACCGCTGAGTTTGAGGAAATACCAATCGAGCAGTTTACTATTGCCTTCGCAACGCCTGAAAATGGCACAATTAGCGTAATGCTAGATACAATAGCACTCGTAAGTGGCGACAAAGTTGATAAAAACAGCGAAATAACTATTACAGCTACACCAGACAATGGTTACAAACTTAAAACTCTAACTGTAAATGGCAATCCTTTTGAAAGCGGCAACACTCATATTGTTGTGGCAGATGTAAATATTGTAGCAGAATTTGTTGAAGAAACAGCACAATATACCGTAACTTACAACATACCAGAACACGGTACGCTTAGCGTAACAGCAAACGGATCTCCGGTAGCGATTGGCAGCAAAGTTGATAAAGGTGCAGCAATTATTATTACTGCAACACCAAACCCAGATTATAAACTTCAAACATTAACTTTAAATGGCGAAACAATTGAAAATGGCAGCACACACATTGTTGTAGCAGACGTAAATATTGTGGCAGAGTTTGTAGAAACAAGCATAGAAGATTTTGCTGCTCAAAACATTACAGTTTATCCCAACCCTGTACAAGACATTTTGCACATAGAAACAAAGGAAACAATTACCACTGTAAGCGTATATAATATGCTTAGCTCTATTGTAGCTCAAAACACTGGCGATGTGCGAGAAATTAATATTTCTAGCTTGCCTGCAGGAATCTATATGGTGCGTGTAGAAATGGGTGAAAGTGTTGGTATTATACAAATAGTAAAAAAATAA